CATCGTCTCGATGTTGCGGCTCGGACGCCTCCCGGAGGCCACCCAGATGGCGGGCGGGAATCGCTGAGCTTCGCGGGTGAATCCGGGTCAAGCCCCCGGCATCGTGAGCGGCACCGTGTAGCAGAGGGCGGCCCCCTCGAGCGCGACCACGCCATCGTCCCTGGTCACGGTTGTCCGCAGCCGGGTGATCGGCTTGTCGGCGCGCACCTCGACGACCTCGACCTCGCCGGTGATGGTGTCGCCGGGACGCACGGGCGCGCGGAAGCTCCACTCGACCTGCAGGAAGACCGTCCCCGGCCCCGGCAGGTCCTCCGCGACCACGGCGTTGAGGATCGCGCTCGTGATGCCGCCCTGCACGATGATCTCCCCGAACCGGCTTCCGCGGGCGGCCTCCGGGTCGTAGTGGAGGGGGTTGCGGTCGCCGCTGATGCGCGTGAACAGCTCGATGTCCTCGGGCCCGACGGCGCGGCTGCGCCGGGCGCGCTGACCGACCTCGGGGACCCCGCTGGGCCACACCGCCGACGGGACGGCTGCTGCTGCGGATTGTGTCGTCATCATCGCCTCCTGCGCG
The sequence above is drawn from the Thermoanaerobaculales bacterium genome and encodes:
- a CDS encoding MaoC family dehydratase, yielding MTTQSAAAAVPSAVWPSGVPEVGQRARRSRAVGPEDIELFTRISGDRNPLHYDPEAARGSRFGEIIVQGGITSAILNAVVAEDLPGPGTVFLQVEWSFRAPVRPGDTITGEVEVVEVRADKPITRLRTTVTRDDGVVALEGAALCYTVPLTMPGA